A portion of the Manihot esculenta cultivar AM560-2 chromosome 2, M.esculenta_v8, whole genome shotgun sequence genome contains these proteins:
- the LOC110610037 gene encoding protein RADIALIS-like 6: protein MASNASVQSQNSNWTLEQHKLFEDALAIYDKDTPDRWSNIAKAVGRTTEEEVKLQFEILVSDISDIESDKVPLPNYEDEGIIREETTTINNEQKIRNTAELRMKKL from the exons ATGGCGTCTAATGCTTCTGTCCAAAGCCAGAACTCAAATTGGACATTAGAGCAGCACAAGCTGTTTGAAGATGCTCTTGCAATATACGATAAGGACACACCTGATCGTTGGAGTAATATTGCAAAGGCTGTTGGAAGAACAACTGAGGAGGAAGTGAAGTTACAGTTTGAGATCCTTGTAAGTGATATCAGCGACATTGAATCAGACAAAGTCCCACTTCCTAATTACGAGGATGAAGGGATAATCAGAGAAGAGACCACGACAATAAACAATGAACAGAAGATCAG GAATACTGCAGAACTAAGGATGAAGAAGCTctaa
- the LOC110605639 gene encoding uncharacterized protein At1g32220, chloroplastic isoform X2 — protein MKAVMSRLKLQSRASFPRLCSLVVLKNGRSLSISSDKVDGAPKVQEVETVKTPPMEKLLVLGGNGFVGSHVCREALGHGLTVSSLSRRFAFTRFLKACTKWSNLCGVKRFIYISAADFGLINYLLRGYYEGKRSTEAELMKNFPRGGVFLRPGFVHGTRRVGNVKLPLSIVGAPLEMVLQHAKLLTRIPLIGPLFIPPVHVSSVAKVAVRAATDPAFPPGILDVYSILQRSR, from the exons ATGAAGGCCGTCATGTCACGCTTGAAGCTGCAGTCGAGGGCTTCATTTCCCCGGCTCTG TTCACTGGTTGTGTTGAAAAATGGGAGATCATTGTCTATAAGTTCTGATAAGGTTGATGGTGCACCAAAAGTTCAGGAAGTGGAGACAGTAAAAACTCCTCCAATGGAGAAG CTACTTGTTTTGGGAGGAAATGGATTTGTTGGTTCACATGTATGCAGAGAAGCTTTAGGCCATGGTTTGACTGTATCCAGTCTTAGTAG GAGATTTGCTTTCACCCGATTCCTTAAAGCATGCACTAAATGGAGTAACCTCTGTG GTGTAAAAAGATTTATCTATATATCTGCTGCAGATTTTGGTTTGATAAATTATCTACTACGAGGATATTATGAAGGAAAG AGATCAACTGAAGCTGAACTAATGAAAAACTTTCCACGTGGAG GTGTTTTTCTTAGGCCTGGATTCGTACATGGGACGCGCCGAGTTGGAAATGTGAAGTTGCCTTTAAGTATAGTAGGGGCTCCACTTGAGATG GTACTCCAACATGCGAAGCTACTGACCCGAATCCCACTCATTGGCCCTCTCTTTATACCTCCAGTCCATGTTAGTTCAGTTGCAAAGGTTGCTGTTAGAGCTGCAACAGATCCAGCTTTCCCTCCTGGCATTCTTGATGTGTACAGTATATTACAGCGTAGCCGATAA
- the LOC110605639 gene encoding uncharacterized protein At1g32220, chloroplastic isoform X1 codes for MKAVMSRLKLQSRASFPRLCSLVVLKNGRSLSISSDKVDGAPKVQEVETVKTPPMEKLLVLGGNGFVGSHVCREALGHGLTVSSLSRSGRSSLHDSWADSIVWHRGDLLSPDSLKHALNGVTSVISCVGGFGSNSYMYKINGSANINAIKAASEQGVKRFIYISAADFGLINYLLRGYYEGKRSTEAELMKNFPRGGVFLRPGFVHGTRRVGNVKLPLSIVGAPLEMVLQHAKLLTRIPLIGPLFIPPVHVSSVAKVAVRAATDPAFPPGILDVYSILQRSR; via the exons ATGAAGGCCGTCATGTCACGCTTGAAGCTGCAGTCGAGGGCTTCATTTCCCCGGCTCTG TTCACTGGTTGTGTTGAAAAATGGGAGATCATTGTCTATAAGTTCTGATAAGGTTGATGGTGCACCAAAAGTTCAGGAAGTGGAGACAGTAAAAACTCCTCCAATGGAGAAG CTACTTGTTTTGGGAGGAAATGGATTTGTTGGTTCACATGTATGCAGAGAAGCTTTAGGCCATGGTTTGACTGTATCCAGTCTTAGTAG gtCTGGTAGATCATCTCTACATGATTCTTGGGCTGACAGCATAGTCTGGCATCGAG GAGATTTGCTTTCACCCGATTCCTTAAAGCATGCACTAAATGGAGTAACCTCTGTG ATCTCATGTGTTGGCGGTTTTGGCTCAAACTCTTATATGTACAAAATTAATGGATCTGCAAATATAAATGCTATTAAAGCTGCCTCAGAGCAAG GTGTAAAAAGATTTATCTATATATCTGCTGCAGATTTTGGTTTGATAAATTATCTACTACGAGGATATTATGAAGGAAAG AGATCAACTGAAGCTGAACTAATGAAAAACTTTCCACGTGGAG GTGTTTTTCTTAGGCCTGGATTCGTACATGGGACGCGCCGAGTTGGAAATGTGAAGTTGCCTTTAAGTATAGTAGGGGCTCCACTTGAGATG GTACTCCAACATGCGAAGCTACTGACCCGAATCCCACTCATTGGCCCTCTCTTTATACCTCCAGTCCATGTTAGTTCAGTTGCAAAGGTTGCTGTTAGAGCTGCAACAGATCCAGCTTTCCCTCCTGGCATTCTTGATGTGTACAGTATATTACAGCGTAGCCGATAA
- the LOC110609857 gene encoding probable 2,3-bisphosphoglycerate-independent phosphoglycerate mutase → MGSPQQPKRRVAFVLIDGLGDVSLPRFGYKTPLQIANVPNLDALASAGINGLMDPVEVGLACGSDTAHLSLLGYDPRVYYKGRGAFESMGAGLAMSPGDIAFKSNFATFDEKTGVVTSRRADRHFEEEGPILCAALDRMKLPSYPEYEVRVRYATEHRCGVVVKGPRLSGNISGTDPLKDNRLLLQAEALDDTDEAKHTAAVVNELSREISRILVSHPLNAKRAAEGKNIANVVLLRGCGIRIEVPSFEKKHGLQPCMVAPTKIIAGLGLSLDIDILEAPGATGDYRTLLTSKVTAMAKALSAPSQSSPNVFVPGEDEHKPGKPDGYDFGFLHIKAIDDAGHDKASLLKVKALEAVDRALGQLAKLLWQAESSGKFQYFLCVTGDHSTPVEYGDHSFEPVPFAICRLTDFVGTIGGEPIVVATSLEPFPLPTVKAGEDLDEDNMEEDRTSKQLKASSGDSVCEFSEIAAARGCLGRFPGGEMMGVIKAFLKLNA, encoded by the exons ATGGGAAGTCCCCAACAACCAAAGAGGAGAGTAGCTTTTGTGCTTATTGATGGTCTGGGTGATGTGTCATTGCCAAGGTTTGGATACAAGACTCCTCTGCAAATAGCCAATGTTCCAAACCTGGATGCCCTTGCATCTGCAGGAATTAATGGCCTTATGGACCCTGTTGAAGTAGGCTTGGCTTGTGGAAGTGATACTGCTCACCTTTCATTATTGGGTTATGACCCACGAGTATATTATAAGGGTCGAGGTGCATTCGAGTCAATGGGTGCTGGATTGGCTATGTCACCTGGTGATATTGCATTCAAG TCAAATTTTGCAACTTTTGACGAGAAAACTGGAGTAGTCACCAGCAGAAGGGCTGACAGGCACTTTGAAGAAGAAGGACCAATTCTCTGTGCTGCTCTTGATAGAATGAAGTTGCCATCCTACCCTGAATATGAAGTTAGAGTCAG GTATGCAACAGAACATAGATGTGGAGTGGTTGTAAAGGGGCCAAGATTAAGTGGCAATATATCAGGAACAGACCCATTGAAGGACAACCGCTTACTTCTGCAAGCTGAAGCCTTAGATGATACTGATGAAGCAAAGCATACAGCTGCAGTTGTCAATGAATTGTCTAGGGAGATATCACGAATTCTAGTCTCGCACCCATTGAACGCAAAAAGGGCGGCCGAAGGGAAGAACATTGCCAATGTTGTTCTTTTACGCGGATGTGGAATTCGAATTGAG GTTCCATCATTTGAAAAGAAACATGGTTTACAGCCGTGCATGGTAGCTCCCACTAAAATCATAGCTGGCTTGGGCCTATCACTTGATATTGACATTCTAGAAGCTCCAGGGGCAACTGGAGATTATCGAACACTTTTGACTTCCAAAGTGACTGCCATGGCTAAGGCACTCTCTGCTCCTTCCCAGTCTTCTCCCAATGTTTTTGTACCTGGAGAGGATGAGCACAAACCAGGCAAACCAGATGGATACGACTTTGGGTTTCTCCACATTAAG gcaATAGATGATGCTGGTCATGATAAGGCTAGCCTTTTGAAAGTTAAGGCGTTGGAAGCAGTAGATCGAGCTTTAGGTCAGCTGGCCAAACTTCTTTGGCAGGCAGAATCAAGCGGAAAGTTCCAGTATTTCCTTTGTGTCACTGGAGATCACTCTACTCCGGTTGAGTATGGAGACCATAGTTTTGAACCAGTTCCATTTGCCATCTGCCGGTTAACTGACTTTGTGGGCACCATTGGTGGAGAGCCCATTGTTGTGGCAACATCCCTTGAACCATTTCCTCTTCCAACCGTTAAGGCCGGTGAAGACCTAGATGAAGATAATATGGAAGAGGATAGAACTAGCAAGCAACTTAAAGCTTCCAGTGGTGATTCAGTTTGTGAATTCAGCGAAATAGCAGCAGCAAGGGGGTGTCTTGGACGGTTTCCTGGAGGAGAAATGATGGGTGTCATAAAGGCATTTCTTAAACTAAATGCATGA
- the LOC110610110 gene encoding tryptophan synthase beta chain 2, translated as MIPLSPSSAISFPISSRSNTSIRGEKQWLGCFLMKTKPTCLRLSNGFRARAKAASNANWKAIDIPPQWYNLISDLPVKPPPQLHPKTFEPVKPEDLAALFPDELIKQEATNEKFIDIPEEVLDIYSLWRPTPLIRAKRLEKLLNTPAKIYYKYEGVSPAGSHKPNTAVPQVFYNARQGVKNVVTETGAGQWGSSLAFACSLFGLDCEVWQVRASYDQKPYRRLMMETWGAKVHPSPSSITHAGREILQKDPSSPGSLGIAISEAVEVAARNTDTKYCLGSVLNHVLLHQTIIGEECLKQMEAVGETPDVIIGCTGGGSNFAGLSFPFIREKLSGKINPVIRAVEPTACPSLTKGVYAYDYGDTAGMTPLMKMHTLGHDFIPDPIHAGGLRYHGMAPLISHVYELGFMEAIAIPQTECFQAALQFARSEGLIPAPEPTHAIAATIREALHCRETGEAKVILMAMCGHGHFDLTSYEKYLRGNMVDLSFEEEKIQASLARVPQVKA; from the exons ATGATTCCTCTGTCCCCTTCCTCTGCGATCTCATTTCCCATTTCAAGCCGATCAAACACCAGTATCAGAG GTGAGAAGCAATGGCTTGGTTGTTTTTTAATGAAAACAAAGCCAACGTGTTTAAGGCTTTCAAATGGGTTTAGAGCAAGAGCCAAAGCTGCTTCAAATGCTAATTGGAAAGCAATTGATATTCCTCCACAATGGTACAATCTCATTTCAGATCTTCCTGTGAAACCTCCTCCTCAACTGCATCCAAAAACTTTTGAACCTGTCAAACCTGAGGATTTAGCTGCTTTGTTTCCTGATGAGTTGATTAAGCAGGAAGCAACCAATGAAAAATTCATAGATATCCCAGAAGAAGTTCTTGACATTTACAGCCTTTGGCGCCCAACTCCATTAATTAG GGCCAAGAGGTTGGAGAAACTTCTCAATACACCAGCCAAAATTTACTATAAATATGAAGGTGTGAGCCCAGCTGGATCACACAAACCTAACACTGCAGTCCCACAAGTTTTTTATAATGCAAGACAAGGTGTTAAGAATGTTGTGACAGAAACGGGTGCTGGCCAATGGGGAAGTTCGCTGGCCTTTGCGTGCAGCTTATTTGGTCTTGACTGTGAG GTGTGGCAGGTACGAGCTTCTTATGATCAGAAACCATATCGTAGATTGATGATGGAAACTTGGGGTGCAAAAGTACATCCATCTCCATCAAGCATTACTCATGCAGGTAGAGAAATCCTTCAGAAGGATCCTTCAAGCCCAGGAAGTTTAGGAATAGCTATTTCAGAAGCTGTTGAGGTTGCAGCAAGAAATACTGATACCAAGTATTGCTTGGGCAGTGTACTTAATCATGTTTTGTTACACCAGACCATTATAGGTGAGGAGTGCCTAAAGCAAATGGAAGCTGTCGGTGAAACTCCTGATGTGATCATAGGATGTACTGGTGGCGGCTCCAACTTTGCGGGACTCAGTTTCCCATTCATTAGAGAGAAGCTCAGTGGGAAAATCAATCCTGTCATAAGAGCAGTTGAACCTACAGCATGCCCTTCGCTAACAAAGGGTGTTTATGCATATGATTATGGTGATACAGCTGGGATGACTCCATTAATGAAGATGCATACACTTGGGCATGACTTCATTCCTGATCCTATTCATGCTG GGGGCTTGCGTTACCATGGTATGGCACCATTGATTTCACATGTGTATGAATTGGGTTTTATGGAAGCAATTGCAATTCCTCAGACCGAGTGCTTTCAAG CTGCCTTACAATTTGCTAGATCTGAAGGGCTAATACCTGCACCAGAACCGACTCATGCAATTGCTGCCACCATCAGGGAGGCTCTCCATTGTAGAGAAACTGGAGAAGCAAAGGTTATTCTCATGGCAATGTGTGGACATGGCCATTTTGACCTAACATCTTACGAGAAGTATTTGCGAGGAAATATGGTTGACTTGTCATTTGAAGAGGAGAAAATACAGGCATCATTAGCCAGAGTTCCTCAGGTCAAGGCATGA
- the LOC110608703 gene encoding uncharacterized protein LOC110608703, translating to MYVTRPLSLYRKFPSALSAEPPEGPYTGYLVITDEESETQDTYCFGACKKRRVKRLPFPQDNILNVIHSSEYHETILARKKVWFLPVLDQPLSSNCYYVIKAKGRYKGQAFTCSRDDDMGLLCCLKKVIKDVKPKPLDPRNIYQQFKIHRHYGRSFFAKSLAPYGYPPELLRNKGWEVRISSSSTHKFQPRIDDALGLDESLRTQLPSFNFPISSKSSSSVIVGTWYCPFVFIREEARIREQMKRSMLYKMTLEQYWEEIFSCDNVNNETNTVIVVDTNVQREVDKVFDMEAEKGERTGRGAFIWYRAVGNRNRRICRGFRVGLSFAIAEKMKWVLEAGGWADGPERTVRVGGRIEIGSEGECEWRRFSCYVLVESFVLKRMDGSLVLTCDFRHTNKIKCKYE from the exons ATGTATGTGACAAGGCCTCTATCCTTGTACAGGAAATTCCCAAGTGCCCTTTCTGCAGAACCACCAGAAGGTCCATACACAGGCTATCTAGTGATTACAGATGAAGAATCTGAAACACAGGATACTTATTGTTTTGGTGCCTGTAAAAAGAGGAGAGTTAAAAGGCTTCCATTTCCTCAGGACaatattttaaatgtaattCATTCATCTGAGTACCATGAGACTATATTAGCAAGAAAGAAAGTTTGGTTTCTCCCAGTTCTTGATCAGCCTCTGTCTTCTAACTGCTACTATGTCATCAAAGCTAAGGGCAGATATAAAGG GCAGGCGTTCACATGTTCAAGGGATGATGACATGGGTTTACTATGTTGCCTCAAGAAAGTTATAAAAGATGTAAAACCAAAGCCGTTGGATCCCAGAAACATATACCAGCAATTCAAGATTCATCGTCATTATGGAAGGAGTTTCTTCGCCAAGTCTCTTGCTCCTTATGGTTATCCTCCAGAATTGCTGAGAAATAAAGGATGGGAAGTTAGAATCTCATCATCATCAACTCACAAATTTCAACCAAGAATTGACGATGCTCTAGGCCTTGATGAATCTCTCAGGACACAACTTCCAAGCTTCAATTTTCCAATATCCAGCAAGAGTTCATCCTCTGTTATTGTTGGAACATGGTACTGCCCATTTGTGTTCATAAGGGAAGAAGCCAGAATAAGAGAACAAATGAAGAGATCAATGTTATATAAGATGACCCTTGAGCAGTACTGGGAGGAAATTTTCTCGTGTGATAATGTCAACAATGAGACTAACACTGTGATTGTTGTTGATACAAATGTGCAAAGAGAAGTAGATAAGGTGTTTGATATGGAAGCTGAGAAGGGCGAGAGAACTGGGCGTGGAGCGTTCATTTGGTACAGAGCAGTTGGGAACAGAAACAGGAGGATTTGCAGAGGGTTTAGAGTGGGTTTAAGCTTTGCAATTGCAGAGAAAATGAAATGGGTGTTGGAGGCAGGAGGATGGGCTGATGGGCCTGAGAGGACTGTGAGAGTAGGGGGAAGAATTGAAATTGGAAGCGAAGGCGAGTGTGAATGGAGGAGATTTTCTTGTTATGTGTTGGTAGAGAGTTTCGTTTTGAAGAGAATGGATGGAAGTTTAGTGCTCACTTGTGATTTTAGGCataccaataaaattaaatgtaaatATGAATGA
- the LOC110609841 gene encoding protein FLX-like 2 — MGSKGRIPPPHLRRPHPGPGIMHPDAFVPGVRPPLGPFPPFDMLPPLEVMEQKLAAQHVEMQRLAIENQRLAATHGNLRQELAAAQHELQMLRAHIGAMKSEREQQMRSLVDNISKTETELKSAEPVRLELQQARAEAENLVVARQELVSKLHQLTQDMHRAHADVQQIPVLMSELETLRQEYQQCRVSYDYEKKLFSDHLESLQAMENNYVTMAREVENLHVELTNTANVDRRAVAGGTYGGVAGNNENETSGRPAGQNIYEDSYGAQHGQGQAAVPGKSGAGVAASTVTNSGARTPTYAGAQSGSTAPKSAYDASRGPGYDSSRGPAYDVLRGAGYDAQRGHIYDAQRGPGYDIPRGPTYDAQRLPGYDAQLQRLPGYDIQRGPHYDASRGAGYDAASRATTGPHGQMAPANNMHYGSATPPAHAGSGYEAPTRGGNHPVRR; from the exons atgggAAGTAAAGGTCGCATTCCACCCCCTCATCTGAGGCGTCCTCATCCTGGGCCGGGTATAATGCACCCTGATGCATTTGTTCCTGGTGTACGCCCTCCACTTGGCCCTTTTCCTCCATTTGACATGTTACCACCCCTAGAAGTTATGGAACAAAAGCTTGCTGCACAACATGTGGAGATGCAAAGACTTGCAATAGAGAACCAGAGGTTGGCTGCCACACATGGAAACTTGAGACAGGAACTTGCTGCTGCACAGCATGAGTTGCAGATGTTACGTGCTCACATAGGTGCTATGAAGTCTGAAAGGGAACAACAGATGAGGAGCCTTGTGGACAACATTTCCAAGACGGAAACAGAACTGAAGTCTGCAGAGCCTGTTAGGTTGGAGTTGCAGCAGGCACGGGCAGAAGCTGAGAACTTGGTTGTAGCAAGGCAGGAGCTTGTGTCTAAATTGCATCAGTTAACACAGGATATGCATAGAGCCCATGCAGATGTGCAGCAGATTCCAGTTCTGATGTCGGAACTTGAAACCCTCAGACAGGAATATCAGCAATGCAG GGTTTCATATGACTATGAAAAGAAATTATTCAGTGACCACCTGGAGTCGCTTCAGGCCATGGAGAATAACTATGTTACGATGGCTAGGGAAGTGGAAAATCTTCATGTAGAACTTACTAACACAGCTAATGTTGATAGGAGAGCTG TTGCTGGTGGGACATATGGTGGTGTCGCTGGGAATAATGAGAATGAGACTTCTGGTCGACCTGCTGGACAAAATATTTATGAAGATAGCTATGGTGCTCAACACGGCCAG GGACAAGCTGCCGTTCCTGGTAAATCGGGTGCTGGTGTTGCTGCGAGTACAGTTACTAATTCTGGTGCTAGGACTCCTACTTATGCTGGAGCTCAATCTGGCTCTACTGCCCCAAAATCTGCTTATGATGCGTCCAGAGGCCCTGGTTATGATTCATCAAGAGGACCTGCATATGATGTACTGAGAGGAGCTGGCTATGATGCACAAAGGGGACACATTTATGATGCTCAGAGAGGACCTGGATATGATATACCAAGAGGACCTACTTATGATGCACAACGATTACCCGGTTATGATGCACAGCTACAGCGATTACCTGGGTATGACATCCAGAGAGGACCTCATTATGATGCATCCAGGGGTGCCGGCTATGATGCAGCTTCAAGAGCAACAACTGGACCGCATGGACAAATGGCACCTGCAAACAATATGCACTACGGGTCTGCAACACCGCCAGCTCATGCTGGAAGTGGATATGAGGCACCAACTCGAGGCGGAAACCACCCTGTTAGGAGATGA